A part of Clostridia bacterium genomic DNA contains:
- a CDS encoding ABC transporter permease, with the protein MRTLALAKRLVKQVGRDHRTVALMFVAPLLILLLLDLVFTGAEAKPVLDTVTAPAPVVEQLKKAGATVRAVSLERARADLAYKAADAFVAFSPGGVEIRLEGSDPLISRAALQTVQKAMQATAPSPVPVRITYLHGGPDFTALDYDAPVLVAFFVFFFVFLIAGVQFLRERTAGTLERVLATPLRRHEIVLGYFLGFGLFALAQTLVIQWFVLDVMKIRTVGGFWSAFPVSLLAATVALALGTLLSAFARNEFQMMQFIPLVILPQVFLSGLFELRGLPEWLRQLGEAFPLTHAARALHGVMVEGRSLDQVQAELWILAGYCVAFLALNVVALRRYRRV; encoded by the coding sequence ATGAGGACGCTGGCCCTGGCGAAGCGGCTCGTCAAGCAGGTGGGGCGCGACCATCGCACGGTGGCGCTGATGTTCGTGGCGCCGCTGCTGATTCTCTTGCTGCTGGACCTCGTGTTCACGGGTGCGGAGGCGAAGCCCGTCCTCGACACCGTGACCGCGCCCGCGCCGGTGGTGGAGCAGCTCAAGAAGGCCGGCGCGACGGTGCGGGCGGTGTCGCTGGAGCGGGCGCGGGCGGACCTGGCGTACAAGGCGGCCGACGCGTTCGTGGCTTTCAGCCCCGGGGGCGTGGAGATCCGGCTGGAAGGCTCGGATCCGCTGATCAGCCGCGCGGCGCTGCAGACCGTGCAGAAGGCGATGCAGGCGACGGCGCCGTCGCCGGTCCCGGTGCGGATCACGTACCTGCACGGCGGGCCGGACTTCACGGCGCTGGACTACGACGCGCCCGTCCTCGTGGCGTTCTTCGTGTTCTTCTTCGTCTTCCTCATCGCCGGGGTGCAGTTCCTCCGGGAGCGGACGGCCGGCACGCTGGAGCGCGTGCTCGCCACCCCGCTGCGGCGGCACGAGATCGTGCTCGGGTACTTCCTGGGGTTCGGCCTTTTCGCGCTGGCGCAGACGCTGGTCATCCAGTGGTTCGTCCTCGACGTCATGAAGATCCGCACCGTGGGCGGGTTCTGGTCGGCGTTCCCGGTGAGCCTCCTGGCGGCGACGGTGGCGCTGGCGCTGGGCACGCTGCTGTCCGCCTTCGCGCGCAACGAGTTCCAGATGATGCAGTTCATCCCGCTCGTGATCCTGCCGCAGGTGTTTCTGAGCGGCCTGTTCGAGCTTCGCGGCCTTCCGGAGTGGCTGCGGCAGCTGGGCGAGGCCTTCCCGCTGACCCACGCGGCCCGCGCCCTGCACGGCGTGATGGTGGAGGGACGCAGCCTCGACCAGGTGCAGGCCGAGCTGTGGATCCTCGCGGGGTATTGCGTGGCGTTCCTGGCCCTGAACGTGGTGGCGCTGCGGAGGTACCGCAGGGTGTAG